The Pyrus communis chromosome 8, drPyrComm1.1, whole genome shotgun sequence region TGCTTATTCATTGTTGGTTTCCTGTTCAAAATTGGAAATGGGAGCTAGTATTGTACACTGGATTGTTCTTTTCTGAACAATTTGGAGTttgttatttgattattttgatgGCCATGAATTTCGACAAATTGCTCGAAATCGACCTCACAATGCTGATAGTTTAGTAAACGAGTGGCACCTCCTGTTTGCTTTGCTTAGCCTTGATATTATAAGATTGGATTTTGCAGGTCTTTCACTGGGATGGATAATTAAACAGGCAGTAAAGTATAGTTAATGAGATGAAGGCCGAGGCAGCTGTGCTTGTAGTTGGATTATCTGCAGGGGTAGTGATTGGAGTGCTTTTGGCAATTTCTGGATTCTTCTGCATTAGGTACCATAGGAGGCGTTTGCAGATAGGGAATAGCAGTTCTCGGAGGGCGGCAACTATTCCTATTCGTGCTAATGGTGCTGACGCTTGTACTATATTGTCAGACTCGACCCTTGGTCCAGATTCACCTGTAAGATCCGGACAGAATGGTAAATCCTACTGGCTTGAAGGATTTAGGAAGAGTAATGTGGTCTCAATGTCTGGAATACCCGAGTATTCTTACAAGTAATGTTTCCAGAAAACCTATTTCTCTCGTGTCCCTTAATTCTTGATTTAGAATCTTAGATGATGCCTTTTTGTCATatcctggttttttttttttttttttttttttttgtatgagcATCTTCTGTATGATTAATTCAGAACACCATTTCTTGACTAATATGGTATGTATCGATCATGTTTATGGGAAATGTGCAACATTCTACCTTTAGACTGTTAGTGATGATATGAGTAGACTAACTGGTAATGACTAAATAATGAGCCTGCATGCTTATTTTAAATGTGTGAGTGTCAGATGATCAATCTATGAGAATAGGGTGGATAGCTTGAATTCTTATCAGAGGAATGGTAATCTAATATGCACGTTAAACACAGACACAACACAATCACAAAAGCTTTAAATGCCCAGATATATACTGTGTTTTGCTTCAGTTGTTATGTGAGATACCAAATGCCATACATCTATAATTGCAAATTTGACTAGATAGATCCATACCATATTGTATTCTCGTAAGATGATACACACTAGCAAACAACCCGCCTGCTTCATCTGGAAATTTTTGGCGTGTCTATCTTCTCAAGTCTTAACTGCTTACTGCTCAGTACTCCCTTGTTTGATTTTTTGATGAATTCACAATGAATTTTTAAAGGAGACGTAGCTTATTTTGCACACTTAGTTTTCGATCTTCTTTCCCATttggtttattattttttttgttaatgggGTTTATACAGGGATCTGCAGAAAGCAACATGTAACTTTACAACATTGATAGGGCAAGGTGCATTTGGTCCTGTGTACAAAGCTCAGATGTCAACGGGTGAGACTGTTGCTGTTAAAGTGCTTGCAACTGATTCTAGGCAAGGGGAGAATGAATTCCAGACAGAGGTAATGTTTTGTCTGATGCTTAATAGTGTACTAGTTTTATGGTTCCAGCTGCAATTATTGATTGATGCTATAAATTTATTGGATATCTGTGCAAATGTTGGGAGCTTGGTGAAATATAAGGACGTTAGTCCACTAACGGATATTGTTAGGAGATTGCTTGCTGCAGAATTGGAAAAACATAAACGTGCTTATTGTCATGTAATAGTATTCCTTTTAAAGTAAAATATGTAGTCCAGATTGTTTCATCAATTATAGACCCttacttttaaaaattttcCCCTTCAGGTTAAGCTATTGGGAAGGTTGCATCACCGAAACCTCGTGAACTTAATTGGATATTGTGCAGAAAAAGGCCAACATATGCTTATATATGTTTACATGAGTAAAGGCAGTTTGGCCTCTCATTTATATAGTAAGATGGGCTATAAACTTCAAATACGTTTGTTTCAATGTAATCTTATAGATTTATCATGCAATATGAACTCCATTAGATATTCATGCACAAGATATATATAACTGAGAATAGCATGGTTTACGTTATGCAGGTGAAAAACATGAGCCATTGATCTGGGATTTGAGAGTTCTAATAGCTCTTGACGTAGCAAGGGGCTTGGAGTATCTTCATGATGGAGTAAGTGAATCGCACTGCGTGAGACAGTGAATTGCATCTGTACCTGGGCATGCCGgcacatgtttttatttattaatttcaatttttttttacttcaggCAGTTCCTCCTGTAATACACCGTGATATTAAATCATCCAATATTCTGTTGGACCAATCCATGAGAGCGAGGGTATGTCTTCCAACTTTTCTGTAATAACTATTTCCAACTGCAGATTCCAAATTAGATCATGTTGCGATAAAGGAAATATTTAATTTACTTCCTTTCCAAATATGGAACATTGGTTGCATTTTGGATTACATATATGCGtaacatatttatttaaaacaataTAAGGGAGGATGCCCTTTAAGATATTTCAGAGGTTATATTGGTTCAAGCAGGTAGCAGATTTTGGACTTTCAAGGGAAGAAATGGTGGACAAACATGCGGCTAATGTCAGGGGAACTTTTGGTTATCTTGATCCTGAATATATATCTACGAGGAACTTCACCAAGAAAAGTGACGTTTACAGCTACGGAGTTCTGCTCTTTGAGCTCATTGCTGCAAGGAATCCTCAACAGGGTTTAATGCAATATGTTGAACTTgtaagatctctctctctctctctctctctctcacacacacacacacacacacacatgcatctgCACAAGTCTCATGCACACTCACACACAGAGGTTATCTAGAAGAAACAGGAACATATGGAATTCCAATATTGAAGTAATTTGACCCTGTGACAATATGAATAACCTAGGAACATAGTAGAGTACATGAAAATGGATATGATGTGTTTGTTTGTCTGTGTGTTTGCTCTCACTATTTCCTCGCTCCAGCcttagaagaaaaatgaaagggaagTCTATCATTTACTTTCTCTTTTTGCAGATGTACTCTTCCACTTATATCCCAATAATGCTGTTTATTTTGCACATCTAATGATATTTCTGGTTGAAAAATAGGCAGCGATGAATACAGAGGGGAAACTTGGGTGGGAAGAAATTGTGGATTCACGTCTTAATGGGACTTTCCATGTGCAAGAGCTTAACGAAGTGGCAGCTCTGGCATATAAATGTGTCAACCGTGCCCCAAAGAAACGGCCTTCCATGAGAGACATTGTACAAGTGCTATCACGGATGCTCAAAATGAGGCACAACAAGAATCACACGAAATCCTTGTCATCGGTGACAGATGAAGGCACAACTGACATGAACCAACCAGAAACCAGAATCCAAATGGCCGAACACCAGAGAGAAGAGTCTGTAGACAGCCTAGCCGATACCTATGAAGTATAGATGGCGGCTTCCCCattttttcgttttttctttcttatttcttgGTTTTTCGACTTTGCTTTTTTGATACATGTGCAGTCTGTGGGCTAGAATTAGTGGATTTCGAGTAGTTAAGATTTCTGGTCGAGTGACACAGGATTTTCGGTTAAATATTTGACCATGTAACATATCCTTTTCTCATTCTTCCTCCCTGTTTTGCTCAGATGACAGATTTCTAGATTTATATACCATACTTGGCAATGGAAATGAAGGAAAAGTTGACCCCCTTTTGAACTTATTTCCCAATTATTTGCAGTGTTGCATAATTTACAACTTTTGCGTCTACATTGAAGGCAAACCTTTcaccaacaaaaaaacaagGTGGTGAACATCACCAATGCAATGCTGTGTGCTCTGCATTGAGCAACCAATGATTGTGCTGTGATAGGGAAATGATCTTGCACTCCCTGTTTTCTCTCTTAGTTcgaaaagtgcttttgaatGACTGAAAgcttttttagagaaaatgtatttggttttcaaaagcacttgcttttccaaaatgaaattaatgtTATCTATTCAAATCCAATCTTAAAAACGAAACGAGGTTTTCGAATCCAATCAAAGTCGTAACCAAACAGCGGGTCAAGACATTAGTCCCATCATACGATTTGGGCTGGGCTTTAGCTTATGCATATGTCAGCCCATCTCGAATCCCATCTTTAAGTACAAAGACCtgctactctctctctctctctcacataagCTACTGCTTCTCTGTATTATCCATTTCTGTCACGTTCAGGGTCAAGCAACAAGAAAATGGCAGCCATGGCTGCACTTCAGAGCTCCATgacctctctttctctctcctctaacTCCTTCCTCGGCCAACGCCTTTTTCCCCCAACTCTGTACTCTGTCCCGGTACGCTTACCTTTTCTCCTCCAATTCTTATGTCAAATATAatgatacatacatacatatatatatatatatatttacacatTTATTAGTTTTTTGCTGCATTTCAGTTCTTTACTCGTAGCACTGAAGTGGGTCTTGCCTAAAATGAACACTCTCTCTTTATTCCAGTGGTTTCTGCAAATTGAtgtgattttacttttctttgtgAAATTGAATTCCTTTATTAATATGTAAAAGTTGGGTTTCGAAGAATATGAGAAATGAAAAGGAAATGGATAATTTTTAATCTGTTTATGTACAATTTTGAAGAAACTGCATCTCTGGTTACGGTTCTGACAGTGTTGGATTCTCTGTTCAAAATTCTCCAAGTGGGTATTGTAAAGTTGAATTATTTCGTTGAAAGTGAATAAAAACAGATGCAGGAATTGACTGAGAGGTTTTAGTGGTTAACGAAGGTTTCCGGTAAGAGTGATGCTAGGGAAACCACATTTTGTGGACCACAGTAAGGTCTACAGTCCAAGTAggtctcatctctattagagagattgTTTAGATGTGGTCTACAAAACGCGGTCTCCGTAGCATTCTTTTGTTTCTCAGCGAAACTTTTGCTGCACTTACCATGTGATATTCAAACTATATAAGAATGACAATGTTGTGTGTAAGATTTAGTAATAGGTGTCCTTAGTACTTTGTTTCTTAATGAAACTTCTGCTACAATTTCTTATTTCTATTCCCATTACCTTAGATGACAATGTGGTAATTCCCTAATCAAAGATTTGGTTTTCCGGGTTTATAAGTGGCCCTATATTAGTGGATGACAATGTTTATGCTTTATACTCAGTTGGCATAAAACTGAATTGTATGAAATGAATGTTTAGCTGGAGTGAGCTTTCAGTTTACATAGTCATGAAAGGGCTTTCTGTAACCTACATACTGACCGTGACACACATATCGGTTCATTCTATTagaattatttcatttcttttcatattttttgagTTACCGCCTTCAGGAGATAGGATCTCATAAAGTTTTTTCACCAAGCGTGTCATGTTTTGAtactatattttaattttactagTAAGTTTCTTAAAAGGGATCTGATATGTTTTCCAAGGCCATATTTCTTCATGGGTTTTCTCTTatgttttgttctttcttgtcatctcaaagaaacaaaattttatacCGTCCAGGTAATGGAAATGGTTTTTATACCATTCACATTgtagttttgagtttgaattaCTCTGATCACTGGGAGGAAAAAGGAGAATCATTTCGTAACAATTTATCTGCTTGTTTCATGCGCAGGCCAAGTTAACAGCAAAGCCTTGTCTCATTGTAGTGAAGGTCAGCATCATGAGTCCtatctatttttttctttatttttgtcaatAAGTTTTTTCTGTTGAATACAATCAAAATCTCATGCATCTATGGTGGAATTGCTAACTTACCAGCTTCTAGGAAGTGATGCTTCTGCTTGTTTGAAACTGGATAATATGAAAGCAATCTTTGAGCATGTAATTTGGCTCATAATATCTGCGGACATGCACGACTAAATGGGATATTCTTACAATAGTCACAAAGAAGGCATTTGATTGCAAATTATTCACGATTGGGGTGGAGAGTCTTTTATCTTGATTTCCTGGCTAAACCAAGAAAACGTTATTTCAATGTCTGGTTTACAATTTagtatccttttctttttttaaaactattttgcTAAATGGGATATGATATAGCACATTAGGGCTGTTCATCTCCTGAAATATTGCTTTTTTCGTCCTCTGGCAGCTCAAAAGATGGGAGCGGAAGGAATGCAAGCCAAACAGCCTTCCAGTTTTACACAAAATGCATGTTAAGGTTGGAGACACAGTGAAAGTCATATCTGGACATGACAAGGGTAAAACTGGAGAGGTGACAAAGATCTTTAAGCACAACAGCACCGTGATAGTCAAGGAGATAAACTTGAAGACAAAGCATATGAAGAGCAGGGAAGAGGGTGAACCAGGACAGATACTTAaggttctttttctttcataaaatCTGTAATCATCAACTTATTAGTTCCTTGCTTGCTAGTTTCGTTTAATTACAAATAAACATTTTAAACTTCATATTGCAGGTAGAAGGAGCCATACACAGCTCGAATGTGATGCTtttctcaaaagaaaagaatgtaGCAAGTCGGGTGGGTCATAAAATCCTGGAAAATGGACAACGAGTTCGATACCTCATCAAAACTGGTGAAATAATAGACAATGCAGAGAACTGGAAGAaattgaaggaagaaaaaaagaaaactgaagAAGCCGTCACTGCTGCATAAGGATCAAATTCTTACCTGAACGTGGCTGTAGCTTAGAAACTCCAGATGTATTAATATCATTTTGTAAGTTTGTATTAATTCAATACCTTCTTGTGCTTTCGAGTATTGCACTTGCAACAGAGttatataattttgtttatttgtgttGTTTGAATGAGAAATTAGAATGTTGGTCTTCCTCCAAAACATGCTGGTTATCTTTTATTTAGTTTGCATTTTACTGAGCATGGGATTTTTCTTCAACACTACACGTTTGGTGCTTAGGATAATAGAATTGGCTGACTCACTGGATTCGATGTTGTAGAAAGAACGTAACTTTCAAATTTAGTGAAGCTGAAGGTAGATGATGGATTACGATTGGAAGAGAAGTTTTGTTCGTAACTAATCCAACCAATTCTTTCAATTTTGgacaaaaatttggaatttgacctttatttctttcttcaaatgtACCTTCAATTTTGTGAGTTATTTAATCCAACCCATGCTATGTACCAAGATTCGAACTctcaaattctcattttttcacttttaaatttctaGTTTCGAATTTCAAGCTTCAAAGTCTTCCCTTATCACTTCATAACATTCCGAGTGAGTGCATGGAATTTCTCTTAAACTTGTATGTCTTAAGATTGaatcaaattgaagaaattgttGAAAATGTAAAATGTATGAAAGCACAAACTTTGCATATTGTGATTTCGTACTATCATCATACACAAAATAATTCATTTTGAGATTTTGAAGCACTTAAAAACGTTAAGAAATGAGAAAGTTACGACGGAAATTTGTAATCGGCACGAAACAGCTTGAACTTGCATAGAGTACAACTTGTAGAAGCTCGACTGGCCTATATTCGATTCGATAATAAACCAAACTTGAGCATTGGTACAATCAGCTCGTAGAGCTCTTAAGCAGACAATATTTTTTTCACGAGACATCTTCAACTATACTCTATTAAAGAAATTTGCTTAGAAGGATCATTTTTCTGATTTGCTTTTGAAGAATTAtgttcacttttatttttaagtattgATTGACTATTttcattttaactttttatttccCAAGACGGAGGTTGATATTATATTCCTCAaggcttcttttgtttttaaattgggATTTTCTGCCCTCCAACTTCCCgtacttttctgttttgtgtaGTCACGATTAAGctatgtcaatattttatattactattcatttttgtcttattatctctataaaaaaacaatataaaatgttgacatggcttaaccatgaccacacaaacaggaggaCACGGAAAGTAGGAGGCAGAGAATCTACCTCCTTTTAAACTACATGCGTGATTACTTAGCTTCTCACTAAGCTCCAATCatcgaaaaagaaaagaacatctATGTGGTCGTTTCAAAGTACTATTCATAAAAACGGAATTGTTATTATcaattcaaaaatctcattctatactcctcacaagtgtatttttctttctaattataaaaagtttggggtgccaaatgagatttttggaatgctaataacaattccccaTAAAAATTGTATGTTATATTGTTCATGTGTTATTATAGCTCACTCAATAAAAATCATCTAagcaaaatttttattaaaacgaAAATCGTTTAATCAATTAActataacaattaaataaacatTTCGTAATATTGCAATTCATTAACTAAACGAACCGTGAAGTCCCAAGTTCGGACTTCTGCACCGTTGATCAATTGATCACACGCAAGTCTGCATCATAATGTTGGACAAAATTAAATATGGATAACGTAAAAgacttttcttttcaattttgggtTATATGTTATCACAATTGTATGAATCTGGAAGCGTGTACAATTCACATCACATGATGATTTAACATTTGGCAACCATGCATGCATTCACAACACACTCTCATTATCTTATATCTTCACAAGAGAGATGCTAATGAAACTCTTTAAAAATGAGACTCttcatgaattttttattatctcaaatttttaacagtattttataatattagcacaAAAGTTGACGTTAGACTGTAAAGCAACAAAAAATCTCTAAACAATTTCACTTTACAATAATCTCCTTGCCATTTCCCGTCTCGACGGTAGTACATTTGTAATTGCTGTAATTTCCATATCTCTGATATAGACCAGGCGTGGAAGTATTTGCTtcccaaaaattttaaaaatgatttaTTAATTACTATCTCCTCACATGCTTTGTCGATTGTCTAGTGGTTTCTTATTATACTATTTTAGGGATATGAATATTATATTAGCTACATGATTACAACATCCAATACTATGATTAATTCAATATATAtgtgcgtgtgtgtatatatagcaGCCTCGGTGGAGGGCAAAAGAAGGGGAGCTATGGCAACATACTGTGTTACCGGAGCTACTGGTTTTATAGGGTCTTGGCTGGTGAAGACCCTCCTGGAGAAAGGTCATATAGTTCATGCAACAGTTCGTGATCCTGGTCTGTAGACCTCTTTAATCAATTAGccctctcttcttttcttttctttttattttttcacgcTTTTATTTTCATCCAAGTAGAAAAAAATTATGGCTTTCTTTTTGTTCAGATTTTGTTTGTGGTTTTTATGGTTGACCTTTAAATTAGAAAGGGAGATGAGAGATAGAAAGATGAAAACCGGTGAAAGAACTCTGAGTTTTTTGTTTGGTAGAACTTTGAGTTAGGAAAGAGAAAAAGATGAAATAGGTTAACCGTTATTGTGGGCCTGCCACTAATACAAGATCTTGTTGAGAGACAAGAAATGATGATATTGATAGTTAATTCGTTTCATTTTTTGAGTTGAGAATTAGCTTTCTGAAATTTGCACAAAATTTTTGGTGAGATCATCAATACTTGCATACAGTAGCTAGAAGCTTAGAAGGATCTTATTTGAGTTAGCATCAGGTTCTAATATTGGTATTCTTTAAGTCAAAGATTGTTTTAGCTAGAAAGTTTATGAATATACCTGCCTAGAAGTCATTTGACAACAAGGTTGTTAAACATAATTACATGCATTTTAAATTATCTCAAGATATATGTGTATCAATGAAATTTCTGCACCGTACTATAAACTGTATGGGGTAACCCTTCCAAATAAGAGTTTGAGAATAAATCAAGCATGACATTTTGATTGGTAGACCACGAATGTAAGTTTCTGTCAGCCCGGCTCAACTTACAAGTCTAGTTTATGGTTGAGATATCCTTAATTCATAAGATTGTTTGCAATTGGAAGATGTAAATTTGAGATGTCAAAATTATATTTACATCCCATTTTAGATTTTCGTCATACGTAAATGAAATTCTACTTGAATGAGTAGAGATATAAATATACGATCtcatttaatttctttctttgattggaATCCAACACCAAAAgaggtaaaaaaatatatacataaatttaggtttttatttACATGTTCCGACCAAGATTTTGCATCTCTTCATTGGAGTTTTCCAGCCAACCATGAATGTAAAACACAAATTTCTAGGCATTTTGCATCTCACGTTGGAGATGCTCCAAGCATGCTAATTTTCTTCTATGAATGTTTCAATAAGGGTGATGAGTTTCCACTTAAAATCGCACAGCCAAGTGTCTGCAGCTATTATCATTGTGGACAAGCACTGATCGGTTGAGATTGTTCCGAGCTGATTTGCGACAAGAAGGAAGCTTCGACGAGGCTGTGAAGGGCTGTGACGGCGTATTTCACGTTGCAGCATCAATGGAATTCAATGTTACTGTAACAGAAAACATTGGTAATGCATAACATATGTGCTACATTTTCACTACACAAATAGCACATAGCCCTACACTCTTAATAAACCCTAATTGAGTTCCTATCTAAATTGTTTTTATGTCTAGAGAGGTATGTTCAATCAAATATCATTGAGCCTGCAATCAAAGGAACCTTAGACCTCCTCCAATCCTGTGTGAATTCTGGAACGGTGAAAAGGGTTGTACTCACCTCTTCCATTAGTACTATCACTGCCAAAGATGGCAACGGAAACGCAAGAGCTGTTGTTGATGAGTCTTGCCAAACTCCAGTTGATCAAGTTCTAAGTGAAAAAGCAAGTGGATGGGTAAATGTTTCCTCTCCTCCATATAAATCTCTCTTTGCTTTGTTTTTACAATTAGAAAATACTCAGTAATCTGACGCACATATTAGTCTATCCAATTGAAATAGTCACTATCATTTGACATATCAAACGAGGCCTCATTGTGCATTAAAAacattctttctttaatttacaGGTTTATGTACTTTCCAAGATTCTCACAGAGGAAGCATCATTCAGATTTGCAAGTGAGAATGGGATTAATCTTGTATCAGTCATAACAAGTACTGTTGGGGGCAATTTTCTCACCTCCAAGGTTCCATTAAGCATTCAAGTTCTCTTATCTCCAATAACTGGTGCTTCTGCTATAtctatcttcttctttctttctttcttaaagAATCTCGATGGCACGAGAAAGATTTGTCGTTGAAATATACAAGTACACTATGTTAGCCTTTCCAATAGAGGTGTGTGACTACAATACCCCTTGGCCATAAGTGTATCAGGATTTTTAATGAGGCGGATGAAAGTATATGACCCATTTCTTTAAATCTCACCCGTTCATTTTATGTTACATTGAATGCAAAATGCTATTATTGATTTTCTGCAAAATAAGAAGTATGGATATCATAAACACAATTGAAGCTGTGGATATGATCTTTCTATGCAGGTGACTCTGAACTTTATGGCATATTATCTGCTGTAAATGCAAGGATGGGATCAATTGCTTTAGTTCATGTTGAAGATATATGCAATGCCCACATCTTTTTAATGGAGCACGCCAAAGCGGAAGGTCGTTACATATGCTTTGCCCAAAGTTGTCCAATATCTAAGTTGCTTAACCATCTAGCTCAGGCGTATCCTTGCTCAAATTCAAACAGGTATGGTACATTTTTTTGTTAGACTTTTCGAGCTGCATACTATTTCCCGAGTTCAAATCTCCCTCTCCGTCGGGTGAGCTTTATGTTCTCAATTTAGATCCGCATCAGATCATTGTttatatttgtgtgtgtgtgtgtgtgtgtgtgtacattgCTAGAGGCAGTTCAAGAAAAAAGGTCTTTAATACCATTTTCTCAGTGACCAAATGAAAAATGGTCATaaatagtagggatgaaatgaGAGTTGATTAATGGACTTAGCTCCTTATTCCTACTCAATGTATATTTTAATTTGCTCAGGGTTTGTAACTCAAATGGTTAACTACTAATTATACGCACCTCCTAAAATTGTACGAGATTTCCCTTTATATACATAATGTTCTGTACATATTTTGCAGGTACAGAGTgattgagaaagaaaatgatgTAGTACCTTATTCCGAGATCTCTTCAAAGAAGCTAACAGATTTGGGATTCACTTACAAGCATGGGATTGAAGATATTGTTCATCAGACAGTTTCTCGTTGTCTAGGTTATGGCTTTCTACCTCCTATTTAGAGTTTAGAGTTTTTCTACGTTGTCGTTAatataaaaactttttttttttttgtcctaaaTGTGGACATACAGTGGATGTTGTTCATGATCATATCATTGATAGTATAAACTTACAGTTGTCAATGTATGGTCAACATGATTATCAATACATTGTGATATTTTATCTGCAAGTGCACCTAACCGCAACTTAAAAAGAAAGTTTAATTAAACTAAATCTCTTGTTATTGATAAAAGATGTGGGCTTGTTGGCAAACAGACATTTCCTTTCCTCTGTATTTTCATGTATTCATCTAGAAGCATTTTTAAGGTTCTGTTTCAGGTGTTGCTgaaaagtgtttttttcttgtacaaaaagcacaagtatttttttttctggtcgagaaaacaaaagaaaaaaaaaacacttgtttatCTGTTAAATTATATTTGGAAGGAAAAGCCATTTTGGACCATTGAATATGCTTTTGGCAGTACCTAACACACCTTTACTACTAAATATTGTATCCAAGTCAACTGTTTTGGCTAGCCGAAGTGAGAAGCCAACTTGGTTGCCACCTTACACAAAGCTGTACATTCATCTGTGAAACAAATATGCATTCAAGTCAAATCAATTAGATTTAATGCTTTTGGCATGTTCATCGGAGGAGACAAAATGACAGGGAGAAAAGAATCTCGAATTTGGACCCGTAGGCCTTCGAATTAAGGGTGGGCACAAAAACCTTCAAACCACAAAATTGTATCaaatcatattaaaaaaaattgaaaagaatcgTGCTGATCaaaaaagtcaactttgagtcaAAAATCGAACCAAACCATTCAAACCGATTCCAGTTCCAATTTCAAATGAACAAAAACCGGCTGGAACCGAatcgttttattaataataaataaataaattatatatatatacacacatgttATGATATAATAGGTTGACAAATTAGTTTCATCAAGTTGCGAAGCATTGGATCCCATCCCAATTAGGTTTTACCCACTCACTCTGTCACTCACCTCACCCTCCCTCACCTCACTCACACGGCCTCACCCCTCTCACATCCCCATTCTCCCATTTCGCACATCCGAGATCCGACCCTTACCACGGCCCCTCATCCAAAAATATCAACAATTCACCCATAACCTCAGCTTCTGCGACGGCCCTCATCATCCATCATTCGCGACAACTCACGAATCTTCGTCCTCCGTCCTTCGTCCTTGGTATTTTCTCTATCTTTTCTCATATTTGAGATTAGGAATATGGTTGAGTTCCATTGGTTTTCCATTCTCTTTTACCTGCACTATATATGTGTGATTAACACTATCTAATTGAGTCACTCTTGTCCTACATTTAGGGCCATTTGTATATAGATGGTCTGTGGGGTTCAATAAGGGTGTTTTAAGTTCGTAGATTCTACAGAAATGTCATTGGATTTAATCTACCCCCTTAATTTAGGGCCATTTGTTGAGCTGGAGTACTGCCAAAATTGCTAGGAACCAGTTGACGACTTTTTTCTATACTCGGGTTCAGAGTTATGTACTTTCCTCTTCTTCTATGTGGTTTGGTTGGTATAGTTAGTTATGTGGTTCAGTTTGTGCAAAAGCTTCAGTTGTAgtagaattcaaaattttaggaataaaaacaatttacttttctttaattcTATAACATCAAAAGAAATATACTCACTTATATATAATAATCATCCACCAGATTCCCAA contains the following coding sequences:
- the LOC137743435 gene encoding calcium/calmodulin-regulated receptor-like kinase 1 — translated: MKAEAAVLVVGLSAGVVIGVLLAISGFFCIRYHRRRLQIGNSSSRRAATIPIRANGADACTILSDSTLGPDSPVRSGQNGKSYWLEGFRKSNVVSMSGIPEYSYKDLQKATCNFTTLIGQGAFGPVYKAQMSTGETVAVKVLATDSRQGENEFQTEVKLLGRLHHRNLVNLIGYCAEKGQHMLIYVYMSKGSLASHLYSEKHEPLIWDLRVLIALDVARGLEYLHDGAVPPVIHRDIKSSNILLDQSMRARVADFGLSREEMVDKHAANVRGTFGYLDPEYISTRNFTKKSDVYSYGVLLFELIAARNPQQGLMQYVELAAMNTEGKLGWEEIVDSRLNGTFHVQELNEVAALAYKCVNRAPKKRPSMRDIVQVLSRMLKMRHNKNHTKSLSSVTDEGTTDMNQPETRIQMAEHQREESVDSLADTYEV
- the LOC137743466 gene encoding large ribosomal subunit protein uL24c-like, whose product is MAAMAALQSSMTSLSLSSNSFLGQRLFPPTLYSVPAKLTAKPCLIVVKLKRWERKECKPNSLPVLHKMHVKVGDTVKVISGHDKGKTGEVTKIFKHNSTVIVKEINLKTKHMKSREEGEPGQILKVEGAIHSSNVMLFSKEKNVASRVGHKILENGQRVRYLIKTGEIIDNAENWKKLKEEKKKTEEAVTAA
- the LOC137742364 gene encoding putative anthocyanidin reductase isoform X1 — encoded protein: MITTSNTMINSIYMCVCVYIAASVEGKRRGAMATYCVTGATGFIGSWLVKTLLEKGHIVHATVRDPAKCLQLLSLWTSTDRLRLFRADLRQEGSFDEAVKGCDGVFHVAASMEFNVTVTENIERYVQSNIIEPAIKGTLDLLQSCVNSGTVKRVVLTSSISTITAKDGNGNARAVVDESCQTPVDQVLSEKASGWVYVLSKILTEEASFRFASENGINLVSVITSTVGGNFLTSKVPLSIQVLLSPITGDSELYGILSAVNARMGSIALVHVEDICNAHIFLMEHAKAEGRYICFAQSCPISKLLNHLAQAYPCSNSNRYRVIEKENDVVPYSEISSKKLTDLGFTYKHGIEDIVHQTVSRCLGYGFLPPI
- the LOC137742364 gene encoding putative anthocyanidin reductase isoform X2 — translated: MEFNVTVTENIERYVQSNIIEPAIKGTLDLLQSCVNSGTVKRVVLTSSISTITAKDGNGNARAVVDESCQTPVDQVLSEKASGWVYVLSKILTEEASFRFASENGINLVSVITSTVGGNFLTSKVPLSIQVLLSPITGDSELYGILSAVNARMGSIALVHVEDICNAHIFLMEHAKAEGRYICFAQSCPISKLLNHLAQAYPCSNSNRYRVIEKENDVVPYSEISSKKLTDLGFTYKHGIEDIVHQTVSRCLGYGFLPPI